In Lathyrus oleraceus cultivar Zhongwan6 chromosome 2, CAAS_Psat_ZW6_1.0, whole genome shotgun sequence, the DNA window GGAAATTGTTGAATCAAAGTAATTCCCTTTCaagttatattttatttattttattttagagGGCAGGGAAATATAAATGTTCTATTATGTTACATCAACACATTAAACATACTTTATGATATATCCGCTGTGGAAGTAGGTCAACATTTCTATTGGCAAATATGAGATTTTCAAATGCATGCTCAAGTACTTATTACCTTTTGGGTTGTAATTGTTATCTTATTAATTTCAACCATTCTAGTTCTTAGAAATCCGCAAACTATTCCCACGTCTGGTCAAAATTTCTTTGAATATGTTCTTGAATTCATTCGAGCCGTGAGCAAAACTCAGATTGGAGAAGAATATGGTCCATGGGTTCCGTTTATTGGAACTCTATTtctatttatttttgttttgaatGGTCAAGGACCCTTTTGCCTTGGAAAATTATAAAGTTACCTAATGGAGAGTTAGTTGCACCCACAAATGATATAAATACTAATGTTGTATTAACTTTATTACGTCAGTAGCCTATTTCTATACGGGTATTTCAAAAAAAGGATTGGCCTATTTTGGTAAATACATCCAATCAACGTCAATCCTTTTACCGATTAACGTCTTAGAAGATTTCACAAAACCCTTATCACTTAGTTTTCGAATTTTCGGAAATATATTAGCAGATGAATTAGTAGTTGTTGTTCTTGTTTCGTTAGTAACTTTAGTAGTTCCTATCCATGTTATGTTCCTTGGATTATTTACCTGCGATATTCAAGCTCTTATTTTCACTACTTTAGTTGCGGCGTATATAGGTGAATCCGTGGAAGGGCATCATTGACTAGTTATCAAAATAGGATTTTAGACCACGACAAATTATGTGTGGCTCGCGATAATCTACTTAAGGaacagaaagaaaaaaaatcCAAATAAATTTGGAAAAGTTTTCATAACAATAAAAAAgtataaataaaattaaaacaattaccagggaattaaacaaaaaatagagattcaattcaaaaaaGGGTGAGGGGGTCGAACTAGGCGTATATATAATCTAATCGTTATAAGACAACTGGGAATTTCCAAGAATGATTATCGAATACGATTGAATAGAAGATACAACGAATTGGTTTGCAGTATGGAACAAACACTTCTATGTGTCATAGTAGATATTCATTAGTTATATATGACTATCTATTTAAATTTGTCCTGCTACTACTCTAAATTTAGGTAGGGATTAAAAAAAAAGATCCATTCCATCTCTTGTAATTGTGAATTGAATATAAAATGAAATCAAAGAAAAAAGAAGGTTTAAAATAAATGTAAGATAAGACCAAAAATTGTCTGTAGTCACAAAAAACTACAAGCGTAGAAACGAAAGAAGTAAATATCGAAATAATTGAGATAATTCAATCAAAATTATTCCGTTTGAAATTTTGAATTAAACTTCGAATAGAGAAAAATAACTAGGAAGAATGAAATAATTAAGTCATATATTTTTTGTTGATTATATTATTAACTATTTCTTAATTTTATTTGGAATAGGAGAAACTTATCATGAATCCACTAATTGCTGCTGCTTCTGTTATCGCTGCTGGGTTGGCCGTCGAGCTTGCTTGGAGTTGGTCAACGCATAGCTACAGGGCAAGCTGTAGAGGGGATTGCAAAACAACCGGAAGCAGAGGATAAAATACGGGGTACTTTATTACTTAGTCTGACTTTTATGGAAGCTTTAACTATTTATGGGCTGGTTGTAGCATTAGCGCTTTTATTTTCCAATCCTTTTGTTtaatatttatataaaaaaatacatattatttttttttacatGGATTTTCGTTGCTGCTCTTGCTAATTCTATTTCGATTTGACTCCTACAATTTTTTTTCATTCGGATTAACATACATATTTGCCTTCTTCCGTCCCTTTCTTTAGTCCAATGAACACCTTTTTTATTTAGAAAGTGTTGAAAACAACTAAGTATTTACTTCTAAGAAGTATAATTCTTATAGGGAATCTTTCAATTGACTAACCAATTCAAAACATAGAATAATCTTCTTAGTATATTTTTATTCTTACTACTATTCATTATTAGTAAGAATAAAAATAGAGTAAGTCGATATATTCATATTCATTAATTCGATCATAGAATAAACTATCATATACAAAAATGAATAAAAAACACTTGGAGTCGTAGAAAGAAAATTAGTCTATCCATAAGAGGAGATGCGATCCTATGAAAAATATAATCGACAGAAGTTTCAGGTTTGATACCGATATTTTAGCAACAAATCTAATAAATCTAAGTGCAGTGCTAGGTGTATTGATTTTTTTGGAAAGGGAGTGTGTGAGAGTTTTTTATTTCAAAGCATAGATTGGATCCACCAAACTTTTCTTATTTTGTTATAACTAGAAAAATGTGCATGATCCGGCGAATGACTTCTTACTAAATAACGAAAAAAGTAGTTAAGAACCATAAGATTTCGCGATTCATTGGTAAATCTACTTTGATTCTCCATCAAGCAAGAATTCTAGAACATTaccactacgccaaataagggaaaagagggcgcttattttggcctataacaacgcttttaagcgccctctaaagtggcgctggcataggtaaagacagcgctttgttttcctggagaaagcgctgtctaaagtggccctttaagggccacattatagtgcgcttttagaaaaaagcgccctctgaagtggtccataaagggacaccttagagggcgctttcaggaaaaagcgccctctaaagttgtcaatgtaaagtgtttagagggcgctttcaggaaaaagcgccctctaaagttgtcaatgtaaagtgtttagagggcgctttcaggaaaaagcgccctctaaagttgtcaatgtaaagtgtttagagggcgctttctggacaaagcgccctctaaagttgtcaatgtaaagtgtttagagggcgcttcctacaaaaagcgccctctaaagtgttagttattttaaaaaaatttgtttgaaaaacagtggatatttaattggtaacctgttcgcatgctgcaaaagtgtaaaattcatattgatttcatcctttaatccaatgttatacaccattaatccattgatatatactacatgaatccatttatatacaacattaatcctccatatatacaacattaatatatgattctttgatcaacaatatacaacaacatattcatgatttagtaaaagtacaacaacaatatacaacatatatacaacaacaacatacaacaacaacattccatacatatatgtacaacaatatacaacctagctatatgattctttgatcaacaatgaattgacacaattcatccttcatttcatccaaatttgctcttgagtaagatttgtattcctcaaagtactacaattaagagaataaaacatattcatgatttagtaacaaattagatgaaatatccgataatattaaaataaaccctaagttattattccataccatttttgggatgtctatacgattcaacgcaatgatgtctctcataaatctcaatacaaaaaatccgcaatcgaccgaattattttgctgaggacactacacagaaaaacaaacaatatatatatagttaatttcttacaaacactattataagcaaaaaaacaaacactattataagcaaaaataagatacttaatatatacctgaactctgatccaggtaatgtccttcctattgcggtaattctttttcgttctaaattttattattgccctaacaaaataaaaacgtatattgagatcaatctgacagacataattaaatatacaaatacacacgaatatttaggggaatttcacttacgcgtcaaccgtcttcttcatattcggatatttactccaatcacccgataaagaatcgagataatacactattagtctcgaaagatccatagcaaccaacacccagtgaccactgtaaaataaaacaaaaatttagatgaatgaaaattttctacgtaaaagatatacatagattagaatgaaattattagaaagaaaatctaactcgttgccagaattaaacggtaaaaaatacaaactgggtgtagtattatcgccggccgccatgaatctatcgactagatcattctttacggatgttggatttttcgttattaacgttgcgttgatacgggaagcaaCAATAAAATTGAAACGATTACACAATTCATCTtcccgcatcaatgttacatacatataccttaaatagaaacataataaacattagactactcattgaaatgtgtaaataaattgttcaactaagtaaattatagattgatcggagtaccatatgtatgtatgaatgacagcgatgcccaattcggtgtgttcaaaaagttgttggaagtcctcctttccaattatttcgaaatgagcagctctGAAAACACCTTTATCAAAATCTATAGTACGAATggccccgtgcataatatcggactcatccaccattttctcaagacgcatcataatttgagattttgtcccggacgtcgttggaatatccttagcagcgcttttcaactttcgaccgggaacctaaaaattcatataaaataaatcatgactttttgtgatgcaacagaatcgttgcgtatataattcaatgagtatatatatttgtacctctttttgagatgcaaccgactcgatgcgtcttgaaatccctttaccaactttatgtgtgggtcttgtaggagtctaacattaccatgtaataaggattgattaaatatcacaattgtagctgaattgaaatgtgaatactaaatattcataatcatttagaacatatatacctcggcatcagggaaaattagatctgacggccaaccaacaaaggatccgactgcatctcgcatcaacattgtctctgaaacaacgtcaggtaatggtagaacggcgtccgtatctaatacaaggtcaaccgaaactttcataaatcccaccgggaggggattatggtgaagtaattcacccgaagtattgtgcacttttcccttgccaaccatgcgataagttggtgacgatagatacagctgacaaggtgaaatgccctaaaccaataataaatgttattgttaacgtgtatatgtgtcaagtaaaaaagtgctattttaatttcataataacatatataattacctcgggaaatttcggttgataattgatactagctcggtcactagtatcttttgcctcggaggcgcacctttcctctctataccttgcattctcgatttgcagttggagtacttgtgcccttaactccgccaaggtctccatcacctctttgttggtaggattttttgtttttggttttttataaaatgacgacggagtcacaccaaaacccttacccctcacacgaccggaatactcagaaacatttagtactcgaataagtacgctcctgcaatcctggaccgcggttgaaggtacggtttgggataaagtctcctgaaatattattagaggagattaaaaatgaattgtatgtctaacaaaattttcgatataattaaagaaataatgttacatatacttacacattcgtcataaacattttggaccgcttcaacgacagccccatccttcccaacccgagcaaccttccataatacgtgctccggaagagatgttgcgtcacttttctcctcggctagctacacattgaattagattataagatcatcaattataacatattgtgacaatgtataagctcatagcatttgaatatactcacaattctttgttgtaaccgtgcataacccgtacgcccttttttgtacggatacgcgggttttgatgcccttttcctatttttgtcgcttacttcctggataaaaaagtttaaggcatattagaaccaagtaacttaacaattgtataataccataattaatagacattacatggaatttttcgtttcttcgtttggcgacaaagttatcccattcatcggctgaaataatctcggcatacttcattggccgttctccttcaacaaattttccttcctcatccttgagaaatttgttgcacaaaaaggatcgaaatcctcggagtctttttccggccaattgaatacaatatttttgccggctttcatcgatgtgaaaggatctctaaaaaacatacacatggagtgtgttattataaagtaatattataacaatatatggtcaacaaatagtcaacaaaaaaaacatataacaatatatggtaagtacctgtatctccgaccatattttttctttgccaaccttcaagtccggacttctccaattatcacatgtaatcggaatatgttgtcgaacaaggaaaccaatgtaacttgccaacattgaaccgttaggctcaattagttggtcttcatCACTCCAATGcacttcaaattttacacccttgtctcttgcacgaatgattgacttcataacagtcaatcctcgtttgatttctttttcaacattgttacgtgatccattcttgtcatgggtatcgtcttggttagccattttatctgtaatatagaaatgattcaataagacccaagtaagacaatgattcaatacgtgaacacattcatataccttccatttctcatgcaaaagacctactgcatgcaaaagaccaatgcaaactcacacacacctactgcatgcaaaagaccaatgcaaacttatggtgtttggaacatgaacaaacttgcatccataatcatcaaacttccaagcacaagctcaaacacacttcaaatgatatcagttttcaatcagaaataaaaaactcaatttgccctaaacaacattaatcaacataatgcacaaaatgtaaaactaagtttagaaaatgccctaatcaaacacatgaagaaagtgaacggtaaagatggagaagagaaataccttcaaggtgacggtaacgatggagaagaaagtgaacagtgacggtggacgtgaacgtgaacgcagcagcagaaaaaggcgacgacgacgacgacgatgagggagggagaacgaacggaggacgagagtaatcgcagtagacggtggacgcaatagagagaaaacccagttacgtaaacgaaatagcttgtagaaagggaaaataaagagacatgcagtatatgttataattttaatgtttactaaaggggaccttagagggcgcttttgtaaaaaaagcgtcctctaaagggggcctaagagggcgcttctgaaagcgctctctaaggctttccaaaagcgccttctaaactggaaatgtacatggacttagagagcgcttttttgaaagcgccctctaagggtaactttagagggcgctttcactaaagcgccctctattgttgtccctccatttcctcattattttttttgacttcactttagagggcgcttttttacaaaagcgccctctaaagggggcctaagagggcgcttctaaaagcgctctctaaggctttccaaaagcgccttataaactggaaatgtacatggacatagagagcgctttttcaaaagcgccctctaaggttacccttagagggcgctttcaataaagcgtcctctattggtgtccctccatttcctcattattttttcgcttcactttagagtgcgctttgttacaaaagcgccctctaaagtgcgctgtctattccaatagtatgctccttattttttctcttcactttagagtgcgcttttgtaataaagcgccctctaaggggcactgtctattccagtttttggcgtagtgtacCATGGTTAAAGCTAACGAGTTTGAAGTTTCGACGCAATATAGTATTATTTCTACCACTATGTTAATAGGgaaattatatttttttcaatATAGAACACTCATGTTGATAAAATGACTTGAATTCTCTTTATGATAAAAAATAGGAAAAAGGTGTCTTGTTTAACGCCTTCGTTTCTACTTTTCTACAATACAAAATTGATGACATACGTATAAATTAATCAGAATTCTTCGGATTTCAAGAAAAACAACAACTTTGTTGACAATTATTTGTTTGGTCCGAAGAGTCCTCCCAATATTTAGGTCTTGTATTGATAATCATTTTCAATATATTTAGAAATAGAGAAAAGAGGATATACTCATTCCATAATAAATATGGGGAAATTTCCTATAAGGAATTGAGTGTGAGAGCCAAATGAATTGAAAGATTCATGTTTGGTTCGGGAAGAGATCATACACATTttgaaatgaatggaaagagaatCTACTTTCATTAAGTGATTTATTAGATAATCGAAAACAAAGAATCTTGAGAACTGTTTGAATTTCAGAAGAGCTGCGGGAAACAACCATTGAACAACTGGAAAAAGCACGGGCCCGTTTAAGGAAAGTAGAAATGGAAGAAAATCAATTTCGAGTGAATGGTTATGCCGATATAGAACgagaaaatttgaatttaattaattcaatttaTACAAGTTTCGAACAATTCGAAAATGACAAAAATAAAACCATTCACTTTGAACAACAAGGGGAGATTAATCAAGTCCAACTAAGTGTTTTACAACAAGCATTACAAGGAGCTTCGGGAACTCTGAATAGTTGCTTAAGCAACGAGTTACATTTACGTACGATCGGTGCTACTATTGGTATGTTTGGGTTGATGAAAGCAAAAAATAACTGATTAGTTGTTCTACTATAATAGAGAGTATAAGGAAAACTTATTTTTGTTTTTCTTCGAAAAAGAATCAAATTTAGAAATATTCATGGTAACTAGTCGTGCAGATGAAATTAGTCAAATTATCCGTAAATGTATTGAGCAATATAATACCAAAGTAAAAATTGTAAATACAAGTACCATATTTCAAGTAGGCGATGACATTGCTCGTATTTATGGTCTTGATGAAGTAATGGCAGGTGAGTTAGTAGAATTTAAAGAGGGCACCGTAGGCATTGCTTTGAATTTGGAATAAAAAAATGTTGGTGTTGTATTAATGGGTGATGGTTTGATGATACAAGAGGGAAGTTCCATAAAAGCAACAGGAAGAATTGATTAGATACCAGTAAGTGAGGGTTATTTGGGTCGTGTTGTAAATGCCGTAGCTAAGCTTATTGACTGTCGAGGAGAAATTTCAACATTGGGATCTCGGTTAATTGAATCTCCCGCTCCCGGTATTATTTCCAAACATTCCGTGTATGAGC includes these proteins:
- the LOC127121430 gene encoding uncharacterized protein LOC127121430, whose translation is MDLSRLIVYYLDSLSGDWSKYPNMKKTVDAAIIKFRTKKNYRNRKDITWIRVQCPQQNNSVDCGFFVLRFMRDIIALNRIDIPKMYFEEYKSYSRANLDEMKDELCQFIVDQRII